One Hordeum vulgare subsp. vulgare chromosome 4H, MorexV3_pseudomolecules_assembly, whole genome shotgun sequence DNA window includes the following coding sequences:
- the LOC123451180 gene encoding probable carboxylesterase 18 has protein sequence MAEEPPPGSRPKPPMSRIMRLSLRAVDYVADATRRADGTVNRRVLALLDTRVPAFSSPCRGVASRDVVIDPALRIRARLFHPVRPGDARGAPLPVIVFFHGGGFAFLSAASLAYDAACRRIARYATAAVLSVDYRRSPEHRFPAPYDDGLAALRFLDDPNNHPADVPVDTSRCFLAGDSAGGNIAHHVARRYAADVPAFNSVRLAGVIAIQPFFGGEERTPSELRLDGAPIVSVSRTDWMWRAFLPDGADRTHEAACFTSPGAAAGVDSPAFPPVLLVIGGYDPLQDWQRRYCEMLKASGKDVRVFEYPDGIHAFFLFPAFDDARHLMTRIAEFVGKSDDGGSE, from the coding sequence ATGGCAGAGGAGCCCCCGCCGGGGAGTAGGCCGAAGCCGCCGATGTCACGCATCATGCGCCTATCCCTCAGGGCCGTGGACTACGTCGCCGACGCCACCCGCCGCGCCGACGGCACCGTAAACCGCCGCGTGCTCGCCCTCCTGGACACGCGCGTCCCGGCCTTCTCCTCCCCGTGCCGCGGCGTCGCCTCCCGCGACGTCGTCATCGACCCGGCCCTCCGAATTCGCGCCCGCCTCTTCCACCCAGTGAGACCCGGCGACGCCAGGGGAGCGCCTCTCCCCGTGATCGTGTTCTTCCACGGCGGTGGGTTCGCGTTCCTCTCCGCGGCGTCACTGGCCTACGACGCCGCGTGCCGACGCATTGCCAGGTACGCCACCGCGGCCGTGCTCTCCGTCGACTACCGCCGCTCCCCGGAGCACCGGTTCCCGGCGCCCTACGACGACGGCCTCGCCGCACTCCGCTTCCTCGACGACCCGAATAACCACCCGGCGGACGTCCCAGTCGACACCTCCCGCTGCTTCCTCGCCGGGGACAGCGCGGGCGGCAACATCGCGCACCACGTCGCCAGACGCTACGCCGCGGACGTACCTGCGTTCAACAGCGTCCGCCTCGCCGGCGTCATCGCCATCCAGCCCTTCTTCGGCGGCGAGGAGCGCACGCCCTCGGAACTCCGCCTTGACGGCGCGCCGATCGTGTCCGTCTCCCGCACCGACTGGATGTGGCGCGCCTTCCTCCCGGACGGCGCTGACCGTACTCACGAGGCTGCGTGCTTCACCTCCCCTGGGGCAGCTGCTGGCGTGGACTCCCCGGCGTTCCCGCCGGTGCTGCTCGTCATCGGCGGCTACGACCCGCTGCAGGACTGGCAGAGGCGGTACTGCGAGATGCTGAAGGCGAGCGGCAAGGACGTGAGGGTGTTCGAGTACCCGGACGGCATTCACGCGTTCTTCCTCTTCCCTGCGTTTGATGACGCGCGACACCTCATGACACGCATCGCCGAGTTCGTCGGCAAGAGCGACGATGGCGGCAGCGAGTAA